In Planctomycetota bacterium, a genomic segment contains:
- a CDS encoding 2-isopropylmalate synthase yields MAAKASKRVFVFDTTLRDGEQSPGASMNLTEKLEVARALDLLGVDIIEAGFPITSRDDFEAVRAICREVKRPTVAGLARCVPKDIDRAAEAVRDAAKPRIHVFLATSRIHRKFKLRKARSEILRLSVEGVRRAKSAVCDVQFSPEDAARTEPDFLAEVVEAVIDAGATTVNIPDTVGWATPDGFCRVIEHLFEHVPNIAKTVIAVHCHDDLGMAVANSLSAVQVGARQVECTVNGIGERAGNAALEEIVMALATRPDAFDGCWTNIRTERLHPTSRLVSRVTGLVVQRNKAVVGENAFAHESGIHADGVLKERTTYEIMDPRSVGLKTSRLVLGKHSGRHQFRQRLKELGFRLTGEQVDRLFFGPFKELADRKKEVFDEDIEALVENELVTVPEAWHLIGIQVATGTGGMPTATVELENTDDGRRVRDAATGDGPVDAIFRAMERLTGVCLKLADYQIRSVTSGKEAQGEVRLEALYGERTVSGRGVSTDILEASAKAYLSAINRTLSRRGPKKRRVGVKRRGRRDRKGKRV; encoded by the coding sequence GTGGCCGCTAAGGCGAGCAAACGCGTGTTCGTGTTCGACACGACGCTGCGCGACGGCGAACAGTCGCCCGGCGCGAGCATGAACCTGACGGAAAAACTGGAAGTCGCGCGGGCCCTGGACCTCCTCGGCGTGGACATTATTGAAGCGGGGTTCCCGATCACGAGCCGGGACGATTTCGAGGCCGTGCGCGCCATCTGCCGCGAAGTTAAGCGCCCGACGGTGGCAGGCCTGGCGCGGTGCGTCCCGAAGGACATTGACCGTGCGGCCGAGGCGGTGCGCGACGCCGCCAAGCCGCGCATCCACGTCTTTCTGGCGACGAGCCGGATCCATCGCAAATTCAAGTTGCGCAAGGCGCGGAGCGAGATTCTGCGCCTGAGCGTCGAGGGTGTGCGCCGGGCGAAGTCGGCCGTTTGCGATGTGCAGTTTTCGCCCGAAGATGCCGCACGCACCGAGCCCGATTTCCTGGCGGAGGTGGTCGAGGCCGTCATTGACGCCGGCGCGACGACCGTGAACATTCCGGACACGGTCGGTTGGGCGACGCCGGACGGGTTCTGCCGCGTCATCGAGCACCTGTTTGAGCACGTGCCGAACATCGCGAAGACCGTCATCGCCGTTCATTGCCATGACGACCTGGGAATGGCGGTGGCGAACTCGCTGTCGGCGGTCCAGGTGGGCGCCAGGCAGGTCGAATGCACGGTGAACGGGATCGGGGAGCGCGCGGGGAACGCGGCCCTCGAGGAAATCGTTATGGCGCTGGCGACACGGCCGGACGCGTTCGATGGGTGCTGGACGAACATCCGGACGGAGCGGCTGCATCCGACGAGCCGCCTCGTGAGCCGAGTCACCGGCCTCGTCGTGCAACGCAACAAAGCGGTGGTGGGCGAGAACGCCTTCGCCCACGAGTCGGGCATCCACGCGGACGGCGTGCTCAAGGAGCGGACGACGTACGAGATCATGGACCCGCGGTCGGTGGGCCTGAAGACGAGCCGGCTGGTCCTCGGCAAGCACAGCGGCCGGCACCAGTTCCGCCAGCGGCTGAAGGAACTGGGTTTCCGGTTGACGGGCGAGCAGGTGGACCGCCTCTTCTTCGGCCCGTTCAAGGAACTGGCAGACCGCAAGAAGGAGGTCTTCGATGAGGACATCGAGGCCCTTGTGGAGAACGAACTGGTGACCGTGCCGGAAGCGTGGCACCTCATCGGCATCCAGGTGGCGACGGGAACGGGCGGCATGCCGACCGCCACCGTCGAACTGGAGAACACGGACGACGGCCGGCGCGTCCGCGATGCGGCGACCGGCGACGGGCCGGTGGATGCCATCTTCCGCGCGATGGAACGGCTGACGGGCGTCTGCCTGAAACTGGCGGACTACCAGATCCGGAGCGTGACGAGCGGCAAAGAGGCCCAGGGCGAGGTGCGTTTGGAGGCCCTCTACGGCGAGCGGACGGTCTCCGGCCGCGGCGTCTCGACCGACATCCTCGAAGCCAGCGCGAAGGCGTACCTGTCGGCCATCAACCGGACGCTGAGCCGACGCGGCCCGAAAAAGAGGCGCGTCGGGGTTAAACGCAGAGGACGCAGAGATCGCAAAGGAAAACGAGTATAG